The Winogradskyella schleiferi genome has a window encoding:
- a CDS encoding DNA-3-methyladenine glycosylase I: MNKNRCGWCVGNDLYEAYHDEEWGVPVYDDDTLFEFLILETFQAGLSWITILKKRENFRKAFDHFDYKKIANYTSDKVETLLQDKGIVRNRLKVNATITNAQAFMKIQEEYGSFSKYIWGFVDGKPIKNRLENYKNAPAHTPLSDAISKDLKKRGFKFVGSTVIYAHMQATGMVNDHEVSCFRYQEV; this comes from the coding sequence ATGAACAAAAACAGATGTGGTTGGTGCGTTGGCAATGATTTATATGAAGCTTATCACGATGAAGAATGGGGCGTCCCTGTTTATGACGACGATACCTTGTTTGAATTTTTAATATTGGAAACCTTTCAGGCTGGTTTAAGTTGGATAACCATTTTAAAGAAGCGTGAAAATTTTAGAAAGGCCTTTGACCATTTTGATTATAAGAAAATTGCCAATTACACATCCGATAAAGTTGAAACCTTATTGCAAGATAAAGGAATTGTTAGAAACAGATTAAAAGTGAATGCCACTATTACCAATGCACAGGCTTTTATGAAAATTCAAGAGGAATATGGGTCGTTTTCTAAATATATTTGGGGTTTCGTGGATGGAAAACCTATAAAGAATCGTCTTGAAAATTATAAGAACGCTCCTGCGCATACGCCTTTGAGTGATGCTATAAGCAAAGATTTAAAAAAACGTGGATTTAAATTTGTAGGCTCAACGGTTATTTATGCCCACATGCAAGCTACAGGAATGGTAAATGATCATGAAGTATCTTGTTTCAGGTATCAAGAGGTTTAA
- a CDS encoding thioredoxin family protein gives MNTDTLTINDIISESLKNSMTYAEYRTLVSTLVEVKSTTGNDKTMDLVAYTQLNDRRMRRWDKTAKVSEEMKTKIESFNKKVTWLVISESWCGDAAHILPIINKVAELNTNIDYKVVLRDENEALMNQFLTHGGKAIPKLIMLDSETNEVINTFGPRPTVATNLVQAYKAEHGALTPEFKEDLQRWYNTDKGQSTIEDLVLLMED, from the coding sequence ATGAATACGGACACACTCACTATAAACGACATTATTTCAGAAAGTCTAAAGAATAGTATGACTTATGCTGAATATCGAACTTTAGTTTCAACATTAGTTGAAGTAAAATCAACCACTGGAAATGATAAAACTATGGATTTAGTTGCATATACACAGCTTAACGATAGACGTATGAGACGCTGGGACAAGACGGCTAAAGTTTCTGAGGAGATGAAAACTAAAATTGAAAGTTTCAACAAAAAAGTAACTTGGTTGGTTATTTCTGAAAGTTGGTGTGGCGACGCAGCTCATATTTTGCCTATTATCAATAAAGTTGCGGAACTTAATACGAATATTGATTATAAAGTTGTGCTGAGAGACGAAAACGAAGCCCTCATGAATCAGTTTTTAACTCATGGCGGAAAAGCAATTCCAAAGTTAATAATGCTTGATTCTGAAACTAATGAAGTCATAAACACTTTTGGACCAAGACCAACGGTCGCAACAAATTTAGTTCAAGCTTATAAAGCTGAACATGGTGCTTTAACACCAGAATTTAAAGAAGATTTGCAACGTTGGTATAATACGGACAAAGGGCAATCTACTATTGAAGATTTGGTGCTCTTAATGGAAGATTAG
- a CDS encoding DUF3127 domain-containing protein — protein sequence MEVQGRIKMVGETQTFGSNGFRKREVVVTTEEQYPQHIMVEFVQDKTELLNNFKEGQQVKININLRGREWVNPQGETKYFNSIQGWRIEALQAQAPSGDMPPVPPTEAFEPVSDLNEDDNDDLPF from the coding sequence ATGGAAGTACAAGGACGTATTAAAATGGTAGGAGAGACTCAAACTTTTGGTAGTAATGGGTTTAGAAAAAGAGAAGTTGTAGTGACTACAGAAGAACAATACCCACAGCATATTATGGTGGAGTTTGTTCAAGACAAAACAGAATTGTTAAACAACTTCAAAGAAGGTCAGCAGGTTAAAATTAATATCAACCTAAGAGGAAGAGAATGGGTGAATCCACAAGGTGAAACTAAATATTTTAATTCTATACAAGGTTGGAGAATTGAAGCGTTACAAGCACAAGCTCCAAGTGGAGATATGCCTCCTGTACCACCAACAGAAGCTTTTGAGCCTGTTAGCGATTTAAACGAAGATGATAATGACGATTTACCTTTCTAG
- a CDS encoding flavin reductase family protein, which yields MVSFIPKDLSTGVLHSYLLSAIAPRPIAFASTIDADGNPNLSPFSFFNVFSANPPILIFSPARRVRDNTTKHTLGNVEAIKEVVINVVNYDMVHQASLTSTEYPEGVNEFGKAGLSMLPSDIVKPFRVAESPIQFECKVNDIVHLGTEGGAGNLVICEVVKLHFSDEVLNDDQTINQEALDLVARAGGSYYSRAKKGFFEIPKPLKTLGIGVDNMPEHVRNSMILTGNNLGMLANVEALPNKDEVNQFVEDISERYPDIKTASHREKHKLAQNYLSYGDVKSAWKLLLS from the coding sequence ATGGTTTCATTCATCCCTAAAGACCTTTCAACAGGCGTTTTACACAGTTATTTGTTGAGTGCCATTGCGCCAAGACCTATCGCTTTTGCGAGCACAATTGATGCTGATGGTAATCCTAATTTATCGCCTTTCAGCTTTTTTAATGTATTTAGTGCCAATCCTCCCATATTAATTTTTTCACCAGCCAGACGTGTGAGGGACAACACCACCAAACATACATTGGGCAATGTTGAAGCGATCAAAGAAGTGGTCATTAATGTTGTAAATTACGATATGGTGCATCAGGCATCCTTAACCAGTACAGAATATCCTGAAGGGGTTAATGAATTTGGAAAAGCGGGTTTATCAATGCTTCCATCAGATATTGTAAAACCGTTTAGAGTCGCAGAATCGCCAATACAATTTGAATGCAAAGTCAATGACATAGTGCATTTAGGAACCGAAGGCGGAGCAGGGAATTTAGTGATATGCGAAGTGGTGAAACTTCATTTTTCTGATGAAGTTTTAAACGACGACCAAACCATAAATCAAGAAGCATTAGACCTAGTGGCAAGAGCTGGTGGGAGTTATTACAGTAGAGCGAAAAAAGGCTTTTTTGAAATTCCAAAACCTTTAAAAACATTGGGAATTGGTGTTGACAATATGCCAGAGCACGTGAGAAATAGTATGATTTTAACAGGAAACAATCTCGGAATGCTTGCCAATGTTGAAGCTTTGCCCAATAAAGACGAAGTAAATCAATTTGTTGAAGATATTTCTGAACGCTATCCAGACATTAAAACCGCATCACACAGAGAAAAACATAAACTGGCTCAAAATTATTTGAGCTATGGAGACGTAAAAAGTGCTTGGAAGTTATTACTTTCGTAG
- the aat gene encoding leucyl/phenylalanyl-tRNA--protein transferase, with product MHFLTQKIDFPDVSKASADGLLAIGGDLSPERLLFAYSKGIFPWFQDEEPILWWSPDPRFVLLPDDLKVSKSMKQVLKKDAFKVTTNKAFKAVVENCACAKRSDQYGTWITDDMIKAYVKLHRLGYAKSIEVWQNKELVGGLYGIEINDKVFCGESMFTKVSNASKVGFITFIQNSSYQLIDCQLHTKHLESLGAKNMPRNEFIKYLKPFSL from the coding sequence ATGCACTTTCTAACCCAAAAAATTGATTTTCCTGATGTGTCTAAAGCGTCTGCAGATGGCCTTTTGGCCATTGGAGGTGATCTGTCTCCAGAACGGTTATTGTTTGCCTATTCCAAGGGTATATTTCCATGGTTTCAAGATGAAGAACCCATTCTTTGGTGGTCGCCAGATCCGCGATTTGTTTTGTTACCTGATGATTTAAAAGTGTCTAAAAGTATGAAACAAGTGCTTAAAAAAGATGCTTTTAAAGTGACTACAAATAAGGCTTTCAAAGCTGTTGTGGAAAACTGTGCGTGTGCAAAACGCAGTGACCAATATGGCACGTGGATTACTGATGATATGATAAAAGCTTACGTAAAACTTCATCGACTTGGTTACGCGAAGTCTATAGAGGTTTGGCAAAATAAAGAATTAGTTGGTGGCCTGTATGGTATTGAAATTAACGATAAAGTGTTTTGTGGCGAAAGCATGTTTACCAAAGTAAGCAATGCGAGTAAAGTGGGATTTATTACTTTTATTCAAAATTCAAGTTATCAACTTATAGACTGCCAACTGCACACTAAGCATTTGGAAAGTCTAGGTGCGAAAAATATGCCTAGAAACGAATTTATAAAATACCTTAAACCTTTTTCGTTATAA